From one Triticum aestivum cultivar Chinese Spring chromosome 4B, IWGSC CS RefSeq v2.1, whole genome shotgun sequence genomic stretch:
- the LOC123093646 gene encoding uncharacterized protein, with protein sequence MPPRPRSEVEERREGSLGGRHGEAQSGEGVGGHAAAKKSTMKRSKKALTVCDAGMEARSTVGGRGDEVVAEVMAAGAVSFAERRADMGRPRRRVPHAGDDGDHTAVLLMLLVANITERGL encoded by the exons ATGCCGCCGCGGCCTCGGTCGGAGGTGGAGGAGCGACGAGAGGGCTCGCTCGGTGGGCGGCACGGCGAGGCACAAAGTGGAGAGGGAGTGGGCGGCCATGCCGCGGCGAAGAAGAGCACGATGAAGCGGAGCAAGAAGGCACTGACGGTCTGCGATGCTGGGATGGAGGCGCGGAGCACGGTCGGGGGGAGGGGGGACGAGGTAGTGGCGGAGGTCATGGCGGCCGGGGCGGTGAGTTTCGCGGAGCGTCGGGCCGACATGGGGCGACCACGCCGCCGCGTTCCACATGCTGGAGACGATGGCGACCACACCGCCGTGTTGCTCATGCTGCTGGTCGCCAATATAACG GAAAGAGGCCTGTAG